TTTAACTTCTCAGCAGAGTGCGGAACCGGACCAATATATGCCGTTTTTGCTAATAACTCTAGCCCTACAGGCCGATTTGCCAATTACCATCCAAGCTGCACCACCCGAACATTAGAAGCAACCTTTGGAACCTGCACCGATCAAGCTTCTTATGAGCGCTGTTTATTAAATCCGGGGGATGGTGCTTTTGTGGATTACGACTTTGGAACTACCCTTTATAAAAGCGAAGGCTGTACCCCGATTACTGCTCTTCCTATTGAACTATCAAGCTTTACCGCTGAATTAAAAGGGGCTGCTGTAGCTGTAAATTGGTCGACCGCATCCGAAATAAACAACAATTATTTTACCGTTTTACGCTCAGGAGATGCGGTAAACTTTGAAGAACTAAAACGTATTAAAGGTGCTGGAAATAGCTCTAATACGCTATCTTACGAGATAGTAGACAACTCACCAATGAACGGTATGAATTATTATCAATTAAAACAAACCGATTTTGATGGCACTACCAGCCTTAGCGATATTGTTGCGGTTAAAGTAAGTGGCAAATCAATTGCCTTTGAACAATTGTTGCAAAATATAGAGGCTAACACCCTAGAGGCAAGGATACAAAGTGCGCAAAACGAAAATGTGCTAATCGAAATTTATGATATTTCGGGACGCGTTATTTTTTCAAAAGAAATAGTAAGCAATGAAGATAAAACAAGTATCAGCCTATCCACTGCCCCTTATTCAAAAGGAATTTACTTACTTAAAGCCAGCAATGGTCTGGAATCGGTGGTAAGAAAACTTAAGTTTTAGATTTACACGTTAAATCTGAAGTGCATAATATCGCCATCTTCTACCAAGTATTCCTTCCCTTCAATACCAAGCTTTCCGGCATCTTTGCAAGCGCTTTCTGAACCATATTTAATATAATCCTGGTATTTAATTACCTCTGCGCGGATAAATCCTTTTTCAAAATCGGTATGAATTACTCCGGCAGCTTGCGGTGCTGTCATCCCTTTGGTTATGGTCCAAGCACGTACTTCTTTTACTCCTGCGGTAAAATAGGTATACAAATCAAGTAGTTTGTAAGCTGCTTTAATTAGCTTGTTTACACCGGGTTCTTCCAATCCAATATCCTTCAAAAAACTTTGACGGTCGTCATAACTTTCGAGCGCTGCAATTTCGGCTTCCATCGCTGCAGTAATAATAATTACTTCGGCATCTTCATCTTTAATGGCCTCTTTAACAGCATCCACATGCTTGTTTCCATTAATTACAGAACCTTCGTCCACATTGCATACATACAAAATTGGCTTTTGCGTAAGCAACATTAAATCCTCAATGTATTTTTTATCCTCCTTAATAACAGGGGCTGAGCGAGCGGATTTACCTTGCTCGATATGTGCTTTGTAAACATTAAGCACATCGTAGCATTTCTTTGCATCCTTGTCAGCTCCCACCTTTGCTATCTTTTCGTACTTCTGAATTTTTTTATCGATGGCTTCCAAGTCCTTTATTTGCAATTCAAAATCAATGGTTTCCTTGTCTCGCACCGGATTTATAGAACCGTCCACATGCACCACATTAGGATCATCGAAGCAGCGCAAAACGTGAATAATAGCATTGGTTTCGCGGATATTGGCTAAAAACTTATTTCCTAATCCTTCGCCCTTGCTCGCTCCTTTTACCAATCCGGCAATGTCCACAATTTCCACTGTAGTGGGAAGCACACGCTCCGGTTTCACTAACTCCTCCAATTTTAATAGGCGTTCATCCGGAACAGTTATCACACCCACATTTGGCTCAATGGTGCAAAATGGAAAGTTCGCTGCTTGCGCTTTCGCGTTCGATAAACAATTGAATAGGGTTGATTTTCCAACATTCGGTAATCCCACAATCCCACATTGTAATGCCATAGTCTGCTTTTTTATTTTTTACGGGCTGCAAATGTAATTTTTTAAAAGTGAATTTTAGTGAATAAAATGTTGAAAGATTCGCATTTTTTTAGGCGCTATTTTTAAACGCAAGGCGAAATCCCTCAATAAAAAAAGATACTTTTGGCACACAAAAATTAAGCTATGCCAACAATTACTGATTTAGAAAAAATTGCCTCTCAAGTGCGCAGAGACATTGTTCGTGAAGTTCATGCCGTAAATTCGGGTCACCCCGGAGGTTCATTGGGTTGTACCGATTTTTTAGTAGCCCTATATTTTGAAGTATTGAAACACAGTCCTGTTCCATTTGATATGGACGGAAAAAACCAAGATTTGTTCTTTCTTTCCAATGGACATATTTCACCTGTTTTTTATAGTGTTTTGGCTCGTTCGGGTTATTTTGATGTGAAAGAACTCAGCACTTTCAGAAAATTAAATTCTCGCCTGCAAGGGCATCCTACCACGCATGAAGGCTTGCCGGGCGTGCGCATGAGCAGTGGTTCGCTAGGCCAAGGA
This portion of the Bacteroidota bacterium genome encodes:
- the ychF gene encoding redox-regulated ATPase YchF, whose product is MALQCGIVGLPNVGKSTLFNCLSNAKAQAANFPFCTIEPNVGVITVPDERLLKLEELVKPERVLPTTVEIVDIAGLVKGASKGEGLGNKFLANIRETNAIIHVLRCFDDPNVVHVDGSINPVRDKETIDFELQIKDLEAIDKKIQKYEKIAKVGADKDAKKCYDVLNVYKAHIEQGKSARSAPVIKEDKKYIEDLMLLTQKPILYVCNVDEGSVINGNKHVDAVKEAIKDEDAEVIIITAAMEAEIAALESYDDRQSFLKDIGLEEPGVNKLIKAAYKLLDLYTYFTAGVKEVRAWTITKGMTAPQAAGVIHTDFEKGFIRAEVIKYQDYIKYGSESACKDAGKLGIEGKEYLVEDGDIMHFRFNV